The genome window GGCTTCAATCCCGCTGAATGTGGGTGATAATACAATTACTACGATAGTAACTGCACCAGATGCATCCGGGACACGTACTTACAGCATTGTTATAACAAGAGGCGTAAATGCGCTGTTGTCATCGCTAACTTTCAGCCCGAGAATCACGACAACCACGGTAAGCGGCCCTGATTACAGAGATTATACTGCAACGGTAAACAATACGGTAAGCTCAGTAACGGTAACACCAGTAACGCAGGATGCTACCTCAACGGTAACAGTGAACGGCACACCGGTTACTTCCGGCACCGCGTCATCAGCTATTTCTCTGAACGAAGGTGATAATACGATTACCACAGTAGTAACAGCGAAGGACAATACCACCACCAATACCTATAGCACTGTTATCACCAGGCTAGCACCGCCGGTAGTTGCCTCTACTTACGATGCAACGCTGGTAGCTGTGGCCCCGGTAAGAACACCTGATATACAGGTACACCAGAACGTATCACCGAATGGTGACGGAAACGGTGACGTGTTGAAAATAGACGGAATTACAGCTTACCCTGAAAATACGCTACAGATTATGAGCCGGAGCGGCGCTTTAGTTTACGAAGCGAAAGGGTATGACAATGCGACAAAAGCATTTGACGGGCATGCCAGCACAAACGGAAAGTTGCAGGAGCCGGGTACTTATTTTTACTCATTGGATTATAAGGTAGGCAAAGACGTAGTTCACAAAACAGGGTTTATTGTATTAAAATATTAAAAATTCAGACAGGGAAAAAGAGGTATGCGTGTAAGAACTGTAGTAATGCTGTTGGTTTTGTTTTGGTTGGGGAGAGGGGAGCAGTTGAAAGCACAAAGTCAATCCTTCAGCTTTACACAGTACATGGATAACCTGACGCCGTTTAACCCGGCTTATTCGGTGCTTGATCAGGCTTATTCTGTAAATACAATGGCTAAAAAGCAATTTGTAGGAATAGATGGCGCCCCGACTACGCTTTTATTAAATGGCAACGTGCCTATTGAATCTATCAACGGAGCGGCCGGACTTATTATTTTTAATGACAAGATTGCAATAGAGCACCAAACAGAAGTAAACGCCTATTTTTCAAAGGCGATACAATTGGGGCAAAGCGACTACCTTGCCGTATCATTAAATGCAGGCATTCGAAACTATGTGGCTAATTACTCGACACTTGGACCAGAAGATCCTTCGTTTGCTAATGATGTCAGACAAACAAGGCCTAATATCGGCTTTGGTGTAATGTATTTTACTGACTGGTATTACCTGGGAATATCTGCGCCGGAACTAACAATAACCAGCCTTGGAACAGCATCTGTACAAAGTACTTATAACTTTAGAAGTCACTATTATTTTACAGGAGCACTGCTGGCAGATTTGGGAGAGGATTTCAAGTTAAAGCCATCGGTATTGGTTTCTTATGCAAAGGATGTCCCGCTGGTAGCGGATATCTCCGGCATTTTTTATATGAAAGAAACGCTGGGGCTTGGCGCCGGATACCGTACCAGTCAGAACCTGGCTGCAGGAATTATTACACTAAACCTTGATCAGGTGCATATTGGTTATAGCTACCAGTTTGGCACTTCATCAAGTAATCTTGGCGGGTTCAATTTGGCTACACATGAAGTAACACTCAGTTACCGGTTCGGTAAGGGTATCACCAAACGGAAATTGTTGTAAAATAAATCACATCAAAAAAACGCAGCTTTCATCAAACGATAGCTGCGTTTTTTTTTGCGGCAGGGCTTATGGGTCGGAAGTACCGCGACAGCCTTGATCTTTATATAAGTGTGTTTAAGCACCGCCTAACTTGAAGCAAACCGGTTTTAAATTATAGGTCTCGATATGAAAAGGACAAATAAGTATCCTGTTGAAAATTAATCAGCATGCTGATTCGCGGGTCAGTAAGTGGTGCAAGTTCTGGTTTATGTGGCAATCCGTTGCTTCAAAAGTACATTTTTGACCTTTTTACTCTTCAATTTATAGGCTGCATTTAGTCTTAGCTGCCAAATTCAATCCCCTTTAAAACAGAGTGATATTAAGAAATTGTAAAGTGATTATGCTGACTTTCATGTTGTGAAAATCAACTGATAATCAGTAGTTAACTCGTTGACAATTGTGGATTACTATTGTTGATAATTTGATAAGTAAAATGCTTTTACATAAAAAAGACATTGGAATTGGTATAGTGGCAACATATTTGTCTACCTGGTGTGTATAGAATTATCTATTATTTCACTAAAATCACAACAATGAAAAATTCAACAAAATGGATAGCAACGGTAGCAACTGCTGCGGCTATATTTTTCTCCGTAAATGTAAAAGCACAAACTACTGATAAAAGCGCATGGCGTTTAGGTTTTGGGGTTGAAGGCGGTATCCCTACAGGGAGCCTAAATACTTCGCCGGCATACTCGAAATTTGAGTTAGGCGGAACAGCGAGGTTGCAATATGGAATACAAAAAAACCTTGCATTAACACTAACTTCCGGTTATTACAACTTTTTTGCTACCCAGGCAGCTAAAGATGTAGGTGGCGAAAGCTTTGGTGTTGTCCCTGTAAAAGTTGGGGTAAAAGGGTTCTTTACAGAAAACTTATACTTTGGTGCAGAAGCAGGTGCTGGTTTTGAAACCAAATATGACAAGAATACAAAACTTATTTTGTCTCCGGCATTTGGATGGGCTAATAAATCATGGGATGTGGGCGTTCGTTACGAAAACCTTTCGGGCCAGAGCGATAGCTACGGTATTGTAGGTTTGCGTTTAGCTTACGGGTTTTCACTATAATTTCCTCAAATAATATCGTAATAAAAAACAACAAAGTCGCCTGACGATTAATCGTCAGGCGACTTTGTTGTTTTTGAAATACTAACTTAAGATCGGTGCAAGAAACCGGGGGAATAAATAAAAACGCCCAATTGACGATATGTCCTTTGGGCGTTTTACTATTTATGAACAGCTATCTGTTTATTTCAACTTTCCTAAAGCTTCCTTTACTCTTTTCATCGCTTCAATCAACTTGTCCTCGGCCGCAGCATAGCTTATGCGGATAGATTTTTTATCGCCAAAAGAATCACCGCCAACGGTTGCAACGTGTCCTTCTTCTAATAAGAAGATGCTCAGTTCATCAGCATCGTTAATTGTTTTTCCGTTATAGCTTTTTCCGAAAAATGAAGTTACGTCGGGGAAAAAGTAGAATGCTCCTTCGGGCAGGTTTACTTTTATGCCATCAATTTCTTTTAATAAGCTATAAACCAGGTCGCGGCGCTTTTTAAAAGCTTCGCGCATTTCTAAAACAGATTCAAGTCCGCCTTCGTAAGCGGCAATCCCGGCGCGCTGTGTAATTGAACAGGTGCCAGATGTAATTTGTCCCTGCATTTTATCACAAGCACTTGCAATTTCTTTATTTGATGCAGTGTAGCCAATTCTCCAGCCCGTCATCGCAAAGGCTTTTGACCATCCATTGATAATAATCACGCGATCTTTAATGCTATCAAACTGCGCAATTGACTCGTGTTTGTCAACAAAGTTAATATGCTCGTAAATTTCGTCAGATAAAATGTAAACCTGCGGATGTTTTTCAAAAACTTTGGATAATCCTTCCAGTTCGCTTTTACTGTAAACACTGCCCGTTGGGTTACATGGCGATGAAAACATAAAAAGCTTGGTTTTGGGCGTTATAGCTGCCTCAAGCTGTGCTGGTGTTATTTTAAAGTCCTGCTCAACAGGTGCTTCAATAAAAACGCTAACACCTTCTGCAAGTTTT of Mucilaginibacter xinganensis contains these proteins:
- a CDS encoding pyridoxal phosphate-dependent aminotransferase; the protein is MSTLSNRINNLSESATIKMAKMGRELAAKGVDVISLSFGEPDFHTPEHIKEAAKQAMDQNYTYYTPVSGYPELRKAVVAKLKNENGLDYDVSQIVVSTGAKQAIANAVLCLVNPGEEVIIPTPYWVSYSEVVKLAEGVSVFIEAPVEQDFKITPAQLEAAITPKTKLFMFSSPCNPTGSVYSKSELEGLSKVFEKHPQVYILSDEIYEHINFVDKHESIAQFDSIKDRVIIINGWSKAFAMTGWRIGYTASNKEIASACDKMQGQITSGTCSITQRAGIAAYEGGLESVLEMREAFKKRRDLVYSLLKEIDGIKVNLPEGAFYFFPDVTSFFGKSYNGKTINDADELSIFLLEEGHVATVGGDSFGDKKSIRISYAAAEDKLIEAMKRVKEALGKLK
- a CDS encoding PorP/SprF family type IX secretion system membrane protein; translated protein: MRVRTVVMLLVLFWLGRGEQLKAQSQSFSFTQYMDNLTPFNPAYSVLDQAYSVNTMAKKQFVGIDGAPTTLLLNGNVPIESINGAAGLIIFNDKIAIEHQTEVNAYFSKAIQLGQSDYLAVSLNAGIRNYVANYSTLGPEDPSFANDVRQTRPNIGFGVMYFTDWYYLGISAPELTITSLGTASVQSTYNFRSHYYFTGALLADLGEDFKLKPSVLVSYAKDVPLVADISGIFYMKETLGLGAGYRTSQNLAAGIITLNLDQVHIGYSYQFGTSSSNLGGFNLATHEVTLSYRFGKGITKRKLL